From one Cyprinus carpio isolate SPL01 chromosome B3, ASM1834038v1, whole genome shotgun sequence genomic stretch:
- the fam234b gene encoding protein FAM234B isoform X1 — protein sequence MMHLSSAAAAAAVAEGASSLITSRAMAASLSRALKLPGKKGSDLGEYDPLTQADSEDETEDDDLVLNYPRNGLNPAVADLRGEEELDEEEELREGAGHEVGPGRSQGGAAEEKAARVRGAMRSAAFLLPLSCAALLVLLCAFLIPCPQGALLQMQWERELGDTAGVTSPPIALWDVDGDGLEDVLIAVTNISNDSQPMSAQSKELSVWALGGGGGQMLWRKSLREPLISVQCGLQTGSSDPLHSSACVLISSGHMIAINASTGWTLWTTAVGHVVSHAVLLPDLQGDAFPDLLIATLPEDKVSDLALVLISGRSGALIGRPVNFNLTAQGKLIGPLLHETQTGAYYVMFGLGTVEAVSLSLIYSRATGQTAASRVRLKDPTWERLRKSNSSSLIHISSVSDPVDFLLSLVVGSCQRLRNLDGVSALNCSRSDWIVLSNSSRRLSVLRASDTRPIWSLSLASIHTCPAAGHFNDDGVPDLLVHQSANGVRKVQIMDGARGRSLWEAEFVCPRLAVEDSSVLTASGQSVFLFWAGDPLAQPQNVSKATPLCRSHDRCMRSERRLIGCVCVPQVAEPVLRKLFLLHPNYPTILLELSSTTDTVLSAAVSYQAQQKDASYISVSSRPSSGRALGAQVLQTLSLRAAAADARILRLTDADKPSAFQLRKFFRRLAFRQ from the exons atgatgcatCTCTCCAgcgctgcagcagcagcagcagtagcagaAGGCGCGTCATCGCTGATAACATCGCGCGCTATGGCTGCGTCTCTGTCTCGTGCTCTGAAATTACCGG gtaagAAGGGCTCGGATCTGGGCGAGTATGACCCGCTGACGCAGGCTGACAGCGAGGATGAGACGGAGGACGATGATCTGGTGCTGAATTATCCTCGTAACGGTCTGAACCCGGCGGTGGCTGATCTGAGGGGCGAGGAGGAGTtggatgaggaggaggagctgAGGGAGGGGGCGGGGCATGAGGTGGGGCCTGGGCGGAGTCAGGGCGGAGCCGCGGAGGAGAAGGCGGCGCGGGTGCGAGGGGCGATGCGATCCGCAGCGTTCTTGCTGCCGCTGTCCTGCGCTGCTCTGCTCGTGCTGCTGTGTGCTTTTCTCATTCCCTGCCCACAGGGGGCGCTGCTCCAGATGCAGTGGGAGAGAGAGCTCGGAGACACAGCGG GCGTGACGTCACCTcccattgcattgtgggatgtgGATGGGGACGGACTGGAGGACGTTTTGATTGCAGTTACGAACATCTCCAACGACAGTCAGCCAATGAGCGCACAGAGCAAAG agttaAGCGTGTGGGCTCTCGGCGGCGGTGGAGGGCAGATGCTCTGGAGGAAGTCGCTCAGAGAGCCGTTGATCTCTGTTCAGTGTGGACTGCAGACAGGAAGTTCAGATCCACTGCACTCGTCTGCCTGCGTCCTGATCAGCTCCGGTCACATGATCGCCATCAACGCCTCCACagg ATGGACGTTGTGGACGACAGCTGTTGGACATGTGGTGTCTCACGCTGTTCTGCTGCCGGATCTACAGGGAGACGCCTTTCCAGACCTGCTGATCGCAACACTGCCGGAGGACAAG GTGTCTGATCTGGCTCTGGTCCTGATCTCTGGCCGCTCTGGTGCTCTGATCGGCCGGCCGGTGAACTTTAACCTCACGGCTCAGGGGAAGCTGATTGGTCCGCTGCTGCACGAGACGCAGACGGGAGCCTATTACGTCATGTTCGGactgg gtacGGTGGAGgccgtctctctctccctcatctACAGTAGAGCGACGGGTCAGACAGCGGCGTCTCGAGTTCGTCTGAAGGATCCCACCTGGGAGCGTCTGAGGAAGAGCAACTCGTCTTCACTCATTCACATCAGCAG tgtctctGATCCAGTGGACTTCCTGCTCTCTCTGGTGGTGGGCTCGTGTCAGCGTCTCAGGAATCTGGACGGAGTGTCAGCACTGAACTGCAGTCGCAGTGACTGGATTGTGCTGAGTAACTCCAGCAGACGTCTGTCTGTGCTGAGAGCCAGCGACACTCGGCCCATCTGGAGCCTCAGCCTCGCCTCCATACACAC gtgtcCGGCGGCGGGTCACTTTAACGATGACGGCGTTCCTGATCTGCTCGTTCATCAGTCGGCCAATGGTGTGAGGAAG GTGCAGATCATGGACGGTGCACGGGGGCGGAGCCTGTGGGAGGCGGAGTTTGTGTGTCCTCGTCTGGCGGTGGAGGATTCGTCGGTCCTGACGGCGTCTGGCCAATCGGTGTTCCTCTTCTGGGCGGGAGATCCGCTGGCGCAGCCGCAGAACGTCTCCAAGGCAACGCCCCTCTGCAGATCACATGACCGGTGCATGCGCTCAGAGCGGCGTCTCATTGGCTGCGTTTGTGTCCCACAGGTGGCAGAGCCGGTCCTCCGCAAGCTCTTCCTGCTCCACCCGAACTATCCCACAATCCTCCTGGAGCTCAGCAGCACCACAGACACTGTCCTCAGCGCCGCCG tgagctACCAGGCGCAGCAGAAGGACGCGTCCTACATCAGTGTGTCGTCTCGGCCCTCGTCCGGCCGCGCTCTCGGTGCTCAGGTGCTGCAGACGCTCAGTCTGAGAGCAGCCGCCGCAGACGCCAGGATCCTACGGCTGACAGACGCAGACAAACCCAGCGCTTTCCAGCTGCGCAAGTTCTTCAGACGCCTGGCCTTCAGACAG TGA
- the LOC109081687 gene encoding E3 ubiquitin-protein ligase TRIM35-like yields MASLSEDDFSCPVCQEIFKTPVLLSCSHSVCKECLQQFWRTKKTQECPVCRRRSSRDQPPCNLALKNLCESFLKERNEVRSSGSEEICSLHREKLKLFCLEDKQPVCLVCVNSQKHDNHKFRPIDEVVSSYKEELNIALNSLQEKLQHNKNIKEEFEKTVQHIESQAERTERQIKQQFEKLHQFLRDEEEATITALREEEEQKKQMMKKKLEEINTHISALSHTIKDTEKMMRASDVCFLKELPVSMERVQISSQPDPQTPSGALIHVPRYLGNLPFRVWKKMQDIVQNSPVILDPNTAHPRLLLSDDLTSVRVSDYQPVPDNPERFDCDECVLGSEGFNSGTHCWDVELKQSSGWSLGVTTASNQRKGGGFFNTDVWFVWYSQYRVSSGSGVRVKRNLDRVRVNLDYERGTVSFSDPVTNTHLHTFTTSFTHTLFPFFCCYDSLRILSINSQ; encoded by the exons ATGGCTTCTCTATCTGAAGATGATTTTTCTTGTCCTGTATGTCAGGAAATCTTCAAGACTCCTGTTCTTCTGTCATGTAGTCACAGTGTCTGTAAAGAGTGTCTTCAACAGTTCTGGAGAACCAAGAAAACTCAGGAGTGTCCCGTCTGCAGGAGAAGATCATCTAGAGATCAGCCTCCATGTAATCTAGCATTAAAAAACTTGTGTGAGTCGTTCCTGAAGGAGAGAAATGAGGTTCGTTCATCAGGATCTGAGGAGATCTGCAGTTTACACCGtgagaaactcaaactcttctgtctggaggacaaacagccggtgtgtttagtgtgtgttaatTCACAAAAACATGACAATCATAAATTCAGACCCATCGATGAAGTGGTTTCATCATATAAG gAGGAGCTCAATATAGCACTGAACTCATTACAGGAGAAACttcaacacaataaaaacattaaagaagaGTTTGAGAAAACAGTTCAACACATCGAG TCTCAAGCTGAGCGCACAGAGCGTcagattaaacagcagtttgagaagcttcatcagtttctcagagatgaagaagaagctacaatcactgcactgagagaggaagaggagcagaagaagcagatgatgaagaagaagctggaggagatcaacacacacatctcagctctttcacacacaatcaaagaCACGGAGAAGATGATGAGAGCCAGTGACGTCTGCTTTCTGAAG gagCTTCCAGTCTCGATGGAAAG AGTCCAGATCTCATCACAGCCGGATCCACAGACTCCTTCTGGAGCTTTGATTCATGTGCCGCGTTACTTGGGCAACCTGCccttcagagtctggaagaagatgcaGGACATCGTCCAGAACA GTCCTGTGATTCTGGATCCAAACACGGCTCATCCACGTCTCCTTCTGTCTGATGATCTGACCAGTGTGAGAGTCAGCGATTATCAACCTGTTCCTgataatccagagagatttgactGTGATGAAtgtgttctgggttcagagggTTTTAACTCAGGAACACACTGCTGGGATGTGGAGCTTAAACAGAGTTCAGGCTGGAGTCTTGGAGTAACTACAGCATCAAACCAGAGGAAGGGAGGTGGTTTCTTTAACACTGATGTCTGGTTTGTGTGGTATAGTCAGTATAGAGTGTCTTCAGGTTCTGGTGTTCGTGTTAAACGTAATCTTGATCGTGTGAGAGTGAATCTGGACTATGAGAGAGGAACAGTGTCATTCTCTGATCCTGTAactaacacacatctacacacattcacaacctccttcactcacacactcttccCTTTCTTCTGTTGTTATGATTCTCTGAGGATCTTATCGATCAATAGTCAGTAA
- the fam234b gene encoding protein FAM234B isoform X2 translates to MMHLSSAAAAAAVAEGASSLITSRAMAASLSRALKLPGKKGSDLGEYDPLTQADSEDETEDDDLVLNYPRNGLNPAVADLRGEEELDEEEELREGAGHEVGPGRSQGGAAEEKAARVRGAMRSAAFLLPLSCAALLVLLCAFLIPCPQGALLQMQWERELGDTAGVTSPPIALWDVDGDGLEDVLIAVTNISNDSQPMSAQSKELSVWALGGGGGQMLWRKSLREPLISVQCGLQTGSSDPLHSSACVLISSGHMIAINASTGWTLWTTAVGHVVSHAVLLPDLQGDAFPDLLIATLPEDKVSDLALVLISGRSGALIGRPVNFNLTAQGKLIGPLLHETQTGAYYVMFGLGTVEAVSLSLIYSRATGQTAASRVRLKDPTWERLRKSNSSSLIHISSVSDPVDFLLSLVVGSCQRLRNLDGVSALNCSRSDWIVLSNSSRRLSVLRASDTRPIWSLSLASIHTCPAAGHFNDDGVPDLLVHQSANGVRKVQIMDGARGRSLWEAEFVCPRLAVEDSSVLTASGQSVFLFWAGDPLAQPQNVSKVAEPVLRKLFLLHPNYPTILLELSSTTDTVLSAAVSYQAQQKDASYISVSSRPSSGRALGAQVLQTLSLRAAAADARILRLTDADKPSAFQLRKFFRRLAFRQ, encoded by the exons atgatgcatCTCTCCAgcgctgcagcagcagcagcagtagcagaAGGCGCGTCATCGCTGATAACATCGCGCGCTATGGCTGCGTCTCTGTCTCGTGCTCTGAAATTACCGG gtaagAAGGGCTCGGATCTGGGCGAGTATGACCCGCTGACGCAGGCTGACAGCGAGGATGAGACGGAGGACGATGATCTGGTGCTGAATTATCCTCGTAACGGTCTGAACCCGGCGGTGGCTGATCTGAGGGGCGAGGAGGAGTtggatgaggaggaggagctgAGGGAGGGGGCGGGGCATGAGGTGGGGCCTGGGCGGAGTCAGGGCGGAGCCGCGGAGGAGAAGGCGGCGCGGGTGCGAGGGGCGATGCGATCCGCAGCGTTCTTGCTGCCGCTGTCCTGCGCTGCTCTGCTCGTGCTGCTGTGTGCTTTTCTCATTCCCTGCCCACAGGGGGCGCTGCTCCAGATGCAGTGGGAGAGAGAGCTCGGAGACACAGCGG GCGTGACGTCACCTcccattgcattgtgggatgtgGATGGGGACGGACTGGAGGACGTTTTGATTGCAGTTACGAACATCTCCAACGACAGTCAGCCAATGAGCGCACAGAGCAAAG agttaAGCGTGTGGGCTCTCGGCGGCGGTGGAGGGCAGATGCTCTGGAGGAAGTCGCTCAGAGAGCCGTTGATCTCTGTTCAGTGTGGACTGCAGACAGGAAGTTCAGATCCACTGCACTCGTCTGCCTGCGTCCTGATCAGCTCCGGTCACATGATCGCCATCAACGCCTCCACagg ATGGACGTTGTGGACGACAGCTGTTGGACATGTGGTGTCTCACGCTGTTCTGCTGCCGGATCTACAGGGAGACGCCTTTCCAGACCTGCTGATCGCAACACTGCCGGAGGACAAG GTGTCTGATCTGGCTCTGGTCCTGATCTCTGGCCGCTCTGGTGCTCTGATCGGCCGGCCGGTGAACTTTAACCTCACGGCTCAGGGGAAGCTGATTGGTCCGCTGCTGCACGAGACGCAGACGGGAGCCTATTACGTCATGTTCGGactgg gtacGGTGGAGgccgtctctctctccctcatctACAGTAGAGCGACGGGTCAGACAGCGGCGTCTCGAGTTCGTCTGAAGGATCCCACCTGGGAGCGTCTGAGGAAGAGCAACTCGTCTTCACTCATTCACATCAGCAG tgtctctGATCCAGTGGACTTCCTGCTCTCTCTGGTGGTGGGCTCGTGTCAGCGTCTCAGGAATCTGGACGGAGTGTCAGCACTGAACTGCAGTCGCAGTGACTGGATTGTGCTGAGTAACTCCAGCAGACGTCTGTCTGTGCTGAGAGCCAGCGACACTCGGCCCATCTGGAGCCTCAGCCTCGCCTCCATACACAC gtgtcCGGCGGCGGGTCACTTTAACGATGACGGCGTTCCTGATCTGCTCGTTCATCAGTCGGCCAATGGTGTGAGGAAG GTGCAGATCATGGACGGTGCACGGGGGCGGAGCCTGTGGGAGGCGGAGTTTGTGTGTCCTCGTCTGGCGGTGGAGGATTCGTCGGTCCTGACGGCGTCTGGCCAATCGGTGTTCCTCTTCTGGGCGGGAGATCCGCTGGCGCAGCCGCAGAACGTCTCCAAG GTGGCAGAGCCGGTCCTCCGCAAGCTCTTCCTGCTCCACCCGAACTATCCCACAATCCTCCTGGAGCTCAGCAGCACCACAGACACTGTCCTCAGCGCCGCCG tgagctACCAGGCGCAGCAGAAGGACGCGTCCTACATCAGTGTGTCGTCTCGGCCCTCGTCCGGCCGCGCTCTCGGTGCTCAGGTGCTGCAGACGCTCAGTCTGAGAGCAGCCGCCGCAGACGCCAGGATCCTACGGCTGACAGACGCAGACAAACCCAGCGCTTTCCAGCTGCGCAAGTTCTTCAGACGCCTGGCCTTCAGACAG TGA